A genomic segment from Paenibacillus sp. FSL K6-1096 encodes:
- a CDS encoding DHA2 family efflux MFS transporter permease subunit: MSTITAGPATSKTVRRGPIIAALLIGAFVALLNQTLMNVALPKMMEDLNILANTAQWLTTGFMLVNGVLVPVSAYLVEKFTTRQLFTTAMMLFSIGTLVCAIGTGFEMIMVGRVIQAVGAGILMPLMNIVFLRIFPIEERGKAMGLMAVAMIFAPAVGPTLSGWVVQNYSWRVLFYIVLPLAIFSMLLGMKTMQNVGKLTSPRLDKPGIILSTLGFGGLLYGFSDAGTDGWGSTTVILCLILGVVSLALFVWRELTTDKPLLEFRIFRYNMFSLTTVINIIVTMAMYAGMILLPIYLQTIRGFTPMESGLMLLPGAVLMGIMSPITGIIFDKIGARWLAVIGLAITTVTTWEFSRISTDTTYTHLILTYTARMFGMSMLMMPIVTAGLNQLPQRLASHGTAMSNTLRTVGGALGMALFVSLMTNRTKSTITDALVSGAVSKTDKAAMLKLTQDATINGITHAFAVATWVTVAALVLALFIRKTSPQPDFLKTEEADGGQPQPNLAKSQRA; this comes from the coding sequence ATGAGTACAATAACTGCTGGCCCTGCAACGTCCAAGACGGTCCGCAGAGGACCGATTATCGCCGCGCTGCTGATCGGCGCATTCGTGGCGCTGCTCAATCAGACACTGATGAACGTGGCGCTGCCCAAAATGATGGAGGATCTTAATATCCTGGCCAACACAGCCCAATGGCTGACGACCGGCTTCATGCTGGTGAACGGGGTGCTGGTGCCGGTCAGCGCTTATCTGGTGGAGAAGTTTACAACCCGCCAGCTTTTTACGACGGCAATGATGCTATTCTCCATAGGTACACTGGTCTGTGCGATCGGAACAGGCTTTGAGATGATTATGGTCGGCAGAGTGATTCAGGCCGTGGGTGCCGGGATTCTTATGCCGCTGATGAACATTGTGTTCCTGCGTATCTTCCCGATTGAAGAACGCGGCAAGGCCATGGGGCTGATGGCGGTTGCGATGATTTTTGCCCCGGCGGTCGGGCCTACCCTGTCCGGCTGGGTGGTTCAGAACTACTCCTGGCGCGTGCTGTTCTACATCGTGCTGCCGCTGGCCATTTTCTCAATGCTGCTTGGCATGAAGACGATGCAGAATGTTGGCAAGCTGACCTCCCCGCGGCTGGATAAGCCGGGGATCATCCTGTCGACCCTGGGCTTCGGCGGGCTGCTCTACGGCTTCAGTGATGCCGGAACCGACGGCTGGGGAAGCACAACCGTCATCCTCTGCCTGATTCTGGGTGTGGTCTCCCTGGCGCTGTTTGTATGGCGGGAGCTGACCACGGATAAGCCGCTGCTGGAGTTCCGCATTTTCCGTTACAACATGTTCTCCCTGACTACCGTGATCAACATCATCGTAACGATGGCTATGTATGCCGGTATGATCCTGCTGCCGATCTATCTGCAGACCATCCGCGGCTTTACGCCGATGGAATCCGGACTGATGCTGCTGCCGGGTGCGGTGCTGATGGGCATCATGTCGCCGATTACGGGAATTATTTTTGATAAAATCGGTGCCAGATGGCTGGCCGTCATCGGTCTGGCCATCACCACCGTAACGACCTGGGAATTCAGCCGGATCAGCACAGACACCACCTATACCCATCTGATTCTGACCTATACCGCGCGGATGTTCGGCATGTCCATGCTGATGATGCCGATCGTCACAGCCGGTCTGAACCAGCTGCCGCAGCGCCTCGCTTCCCACGGTACGGCGATGTCTAACACCCTGCGGACGGTAGGCGGCGCGCTGGGGATGGCGCTGTTCGTCAGCCTGATGACCAACCGCACGAAGAGCACCATCACGGATGCCCTGGTGAGCGGTGCGGTCTCGAAGACTGACAAGGCAGCGATGCTGAAGCTGACGCAGGACGCGACCATTAACGGGATTACCCATGCGTTCGCGGTGGCAACCTGGGTGACGGTGGCTGCCCTGGTGCTGGCCCTGTTCATCCGCAAGACCTCGCCGCAGCCCGACTTCCTGAAGACGGAAGAAGCCGACGGCGGACAGCCGCAGCCGAATCTGGCGAAATCGCAGAGAGCATAA
- a CDS encoding YafY family protein, with protein sequence MKIDRLLSIVILLLNRPLIQAKELADMFEVSVRTIYRDIESINGAGIPVVTYQGSGGGIGLMPGYRLDRNVLSERELADIFTALQSVSSYGGSHQLLMDKISSVIPPSQKEAFRSLTTQMIVDLSPWELMTPLEERISLLKEALEEAVAVTFEYISAEGRVTRRTIEPYTLVLKGQSWYIYGFCTERQDFRLFKLLRMKALVKERRQYTRQEVPLQELPWSNGWKDPQQTVALTLRFAPEGRHLAEEYFDCGTLQQDERGGYILTVNYPENDWLYGFLLSFGTTLEVLAPEHVRRRVGEVARGVAAIYASDLPEPQ encoded by the coding sequence ATGAAAATCGACCGTCTCCTCTCCATCGTCATCCTGCTGCTCAACCGGCCGCTGATTCAGGCCAAGGAGCTGGCCGATATGTTCGAGGTGTCTGTACGCACGATCTACCGCGATATCGAGAGCATTAACGGCGCCGGAATTCCTGTCGTCACCTACCAGGGCTCCGGGGGAGGTATCGGCCTGATGCCGGGCTACCGGCTCGACCGCAACGTCCTGTCCGAGCGTGAGCTGGCCGATATTTTCACAGCGCTGCAGAGCGTCTCCTCCTATGGCGGCAGCCATCAGCTGCTAATGGATAAGATCAGCAGTGTCATTCCGCCGTCCCAGAAGGAAGCCTTCCGCAGCTTAACCACCCAGATGATCGTCGATCTCTCCCCGTGGGAGCTGATGACCCCGCTGGAGGAGCGGATCAGCCTGCTGAAAGAGGCGCTGGAGGAAGCAGTTGCCGTCACCTTTGAATACATATCAGCGGAGGGACGCGTGACCAGACGCACCATAGAGCCTTATACCTTGGTGCTTAAGGGACAGTCCTGGTACATATACGGCTTCTGTACAGAGCGCCAGGATTTCCGGCTCTTCAAGCTGCTACGGATGAAGGCGCTGGTGAAGGAGCGGCGGCAGTATACCCGGCAGGAGGTACCGCTGCAGGAGCTGCCCTGGAGCAACGGGTGGAAGGACCCTCAGCAGACCGTAGCGCTAACCCTTAGGTTCGCACCGGAAGGCAGGCATCTTGCCGAGGAGTACTTCGACTGCGGGACGCTTCAGCAGGATGAGCGCGGAGGATACATACTTACTGTTAACTATCCTGAGAACGACTGGCTGTACGGCTTCCTGCTCAGCTTCGGAACAACCCTTGAGGTGCTGGCGCCGGAGCATGTCCGCCGCAGGGTGGGCGAGGTGGCGCGCGGCGTTGCGGCGATCTACGCGTCAGACCTCCCGGAGCCGCAATAA
- a CDS encoding DedA family protein: MEMLKWIQELFASYGYSVLFFGLLLEFIALPFPGETTMAFAGFLSFTGRLDFFTLIVVAFAGTTIGMTITYFIGLKAGLPFIQRYGKWFLFSPAKLEKTQRWFEKYGSILISIGYFIPGVRHFTGYFAGIIALPFRKFAMYAYGGALFWVVLFLGIGKIFGPQWMGIFHLIETYALWIALGVIFIAAVIILYRYRAALRHRLLRRKSVARLETKVNETSKNR, from the coding sequence ATGGAAATGCTGAAATGGATACAGGAATTGTTCGCAAGCTATGGATATAGCGTATTGTTCTTCGGGCTTCTGCTAGAATTTATTGCCCTGCCCTTTCCGGGAGAGACCACCATGGCCTTCGCAGGATTTCTGTCCTTCACCGGCAGACTGGATTTCTTCACGCTGATTGTTGTGGCTTTTGCAGGGACCACCATCGGCATGACCATCACGTATTTCATCGGCCTCAAGGCCGGGCTGCCCTTCATCCAGCGCTACGGCAAATGGTTTCTGTTCTCCCCCGCCAAGCTGGAGAAGACGCAGCGCTGGTTCGAGAAGTACGGCAGTATCCTGATCTCCATTGGTTACTTTATTCCCGGCGTCCGCCATTTCACCGGCTACTTTGCCGGCATCATCGCCCTGCCCTTCCGCAAATTCGCCATGTACGCCTACGGCGGCGCCTTGTTCTGGGTCGTCCTGTTCCTAGGCATCGGCAAAATCTTCGGTCCCCAATGGATGGGCATCTTTCACCTGATCGAGACCTACGCCCTGTGGATCGCTCTGGGTGTGATCTTCATTGCCGCAGTCATTATCCTGTACCGTTACCGGGCCGCCCTGCGCCACCGGCTGCTGCGCCGCAAATCCGTTGCCCGGCTGGAGACTAAGGTCAATGAGACCTCCAAGAACCGCTAA
- a CDS encoding polysaccharide deacetylase family protein, protein MKVSLGKSIRRLIICGLLVIAVVLGVGVSAYGGRGDLPAAQNAVSRQAEAGKALPLLSKNNPPAAPVQDLTPAAAGHAAGKPQKPHISVLSAKESTTAPEPSGQAKQKRVVYLTFDDGPSAVTPRVLSILQQQGVKATFFMLGEQAAGRPELVKAVYEQGHAIGNHTYNHNYHDLYSGFTEFWRQIKQTEETVREITGIRPQLVRAPGGTFDHFDNTYFELLKQAGYTVMDWTVDSGDSRRRGVPAAEILRNSAADLTSPSVVLLLHDGSGHEQSAKALPAIIERYKAAGYEFGLLDEQSEPVQFRVSGKAAALHRAKPSDAWVTANIVPNAALITPGKALALEVGGVEARLKPGEYRLQDGQYVVPLRATVERLGGQVGWNAEARSGTAVWNGCSLTLDTAKQEIGILRKDGSEEFRPASVQLIDSALWVPLRTLLEAAGHPSVEARVNADERSVKAA, encoded by the coding sequence ATGAAGGTAAGCCTGGGAAAATCTATCCGCCGCTTGATTATTTGCGGGTTGCTGGTGATTGCAGTAGTGCTCGGTGTGGGGGTGTCAGCCTATGGAGGAAGGGGGGATCTCCCTGCTGCGCAGAATGCGGTCTCCCGGCAGGCTGAGGCCGGCAAGGCGTTACCTCTACTCTCTAAGAATAATCCTCCGGCTGCTCCGGTGCAAGATTTGACGCCTGCGGCGGCCGGGCATGCAGCGGGGAAGCCGCAGAAGCCGCATATCTCTGTCCTATCTGCAAAAGAGAGCACAACAGCTCCGGAACCCTCCGGGCAGGCGAAGCAGAAACGGGTGGTCTATCTGACCTTCGACGACGGGCCGAGCGCAGTCACTCCCCGGGTCCTCAGCATCCTGCAGCAGCAGGGCGTCAAGGCCACCTTCTTCATGCTGGGTGAGCAGGCTGCCGGGCGTCCGGAGCTGGTTAAAGCGGTCTATGAGCAGGGACATGCCATCGGTAACCATACCTATAATCATAATTACCATGATTTATATAGCGGATTCACAGAATTCTGGCGCCAGATCAAACAGACGGAAGAGACCGTGCGGGAGATCACCGGCATCCGTCCGCAGCTGGTCCGGGCCCCGGGCGGGACCTTTGATCATTTCGACAATACGTATTTTGAGCTGCTGAAGCAGGCAGGCTATACGGTCATGGACTGGACCGTGGACAGCGGTGATTCGCGCCGCCGCGGAGTGCCCGCCGCCGAAATTCTGCGGAATTCGGCCGCTGACCTGACCTCGCCCAGTGTCGTGCTGCTGCTGCATGACGGATCGGGGCATGAGCAGAGCGCCAAGGCGCTGCCGGCAATTATTGAACGGTACAAGGCGGCCGGTTATGAATTCGGACTGCTGGACGAACAGAGTGAGCCGGTGCAGTTCAGGGTGTCCGGGAAGGCGGCTGCTCTGCACCGGGCGAAGCCGTCTGATGCTTGGGTCACGGCCAATATTGTGCCCAATGCCGCACTGATCACCCCCGGTAAAGCCCTCGCGCTGGAGGTTGGCGGGGTAGAGGCCAGACTGAAGCCGGGCGAATACCGGCTGCAGGACGGGCAATATGTTGTTCCGCTCCGCGCCACGGTGGAACGCCTGGGCGGACAAGTCGGGTGGAATGCAGAAGCCCGCAGCGGAACGGCAGTTTGGAACGGGTGCAGTCTGACGCTGGATACCGCGAAGCAGGAGATTGGCATTCTGCGCAAGGACGGCAGTGAGGAGTTCAGGCCGGCGTCTGTGCAGCTCATTGATTCCGCGCTCTGGGTTCCCCTGCGGACATTGCTGGAAGCGGCAGGGCATCCTTCTGTAGAGGCCAGAGTGAATGCAGACGAACGCAGCGTGAAGGCTGCATAA
- a CDS encoding DUF58 domain-containing protein produces MTTGRVSSLSSSSMTDPKLYKDILGNTYGRSEEAAMFSRRRMRRAVTEWGRMLFLMAGGGGLYLWRGGESLLLLLTAGGMLMAGGLLMLFFGPRRVSVQRTISPARLSAGEDAVVEVQLSWAARLPLPWMIVTDYWSGGSHQELLFPGFRRSLTYSYTLQSVPRGIHRLAGCSVTWGDLPGLFTGGCQPGGRESFKVLPRALYVNVVMPDQGLLPGEHVPPRQGRNSNPQAADIRDYAPGDPFNRIHWKSSARKGALQSRVAEREAGRMACIVLASSPEDYTVPPGALVPRGQRGKVVPAFEQAVSATMGLLLSAERSGSYVQLFSGGWPEGMARHEGLGRIPGRVQDLLTEIEPAGAQSLASLLDTAAQSWLPGMTVSVITGRLEEEAARTLARFLVQGIRVELYYVWDQPSPGSRGAGSAVRSPAGAAGPLPEPPAGSRQRPEAAKSEGGTSWGRPPAADSIAGSLMRLGAHLHCLNHAFPAAPVQGYKGAD; encoded by the coding sequence ATGACCACAGGAAGGGTGTCCTCATTGTCCTCATCATCCATGACCGATCCGAAGCTGTACAAGGATATACTTGGTAACACATATGGAAGGTCTGAAGAAGCCGCTATGTTCTCCCGGAGGCGCATGCGCCGTGCGGTCACGGAATGGGGCCGGATGCTGTTCCTGATGGCCGGCGGCGGCGGGCTGTATCTGTGGCGCGGGGGAGAATCCCTGCTGCTCTTGCTGACAGCGGGCGGAATGCTTATGGCCGGCGGCCTGCTGATGTTATTCTTCGGTCCCCGCAGGGTTAGCGTACAACGGACCATATCGCCTGCAAGGCTGTCTGCCGGGGAGGATGCTGTAGTGGAGGTGCAGCTTTCTTGGGCCGCACGCCTGCCGCTGCCCTGGATGATCGTTACCGATTACTGGAGCGGCGGCAGCCATCAGGAGCTGCTGTTCCCCGGCTTCCGGCGCTCCCTCACCTATTCCTATACACTTCAGTCTGTGCCCCGGGGCATCCATCGCCTGGCCGGATGCAGTGTAACCTGGGGCGATCTTCCGGGGCTGTTCACCGGAGGCTGCCAGCCGGGCGGCAGGGAGAGCTTCAAGGTGCTGCCGAGGGCGCTATATGTGAACGTTGTCATGCCGGACCAGGGCTTGCTGCCCGGTGAGCATGTGCCGCCCCGGCAGGGCAGGAACAGCAATCCGCAGGCTGCCGATATCCGCGACTACGCGCCTGGTGACCCGTTCAACCGGATTCACTGGAAGAGCAGTGCCCGTAAGGGCGCTCTGCAGAGCAGGGTGGCCGAACGTGAAGCAGGGCGGATGGCCTGTATCGTGCTTGCAAGCAGTCCGGAGGATTATACGGTTCCGCCGGGCGCGCTTGTGCCGCGCGGGCAGCGCGGGAAGGTGGTTCCCGCCTTCGAGCAGGCGGTATCGGCCACAATGGGCCTGCTGCTCTCCGCTGAGCGTTCGGGCAGCTACGTGCAGCTCTTCAGCGGCGGCTGGCCGGAAGGGATGGCCCGGCATGAAGGACTCGGCCGGATTCCCGGCCGGGTGCAGGATCTGCTCACCGAGATCGAACCGGCCGGTGCCCAGAGTCTCGCCAGCCTGCTGGACACTGCGGCGCAGAGCTGGCTGCCCGGCATGACGGTATCCGTCATTACCGGAAGGCTGGAGGAGGAAGCCGCGCGGACGCTCGCCCGCTTCCTGGTTCAGGGCATCCGGGTCGAGCTGTATTATGTCTGGGATCAGCCTTCCCCGGGCAGCAGGGGGGCGGGAAGTGCTGTGCGCAGCCCCGCCGGGGCGGCAGGGCCTCTGCCTGAGCCCCCCGCCGGCAGCAGGCAGAGGCCAGAGGCTGCAAAGAGTGAGGGTGGAACATCGTGGGGCAGACCGCCTGCAGCGGATTCGATAGCCGGGAGCCTGATGCGGCTCGGCGCGCATCTGCATTGCCTGAATCATGCCTTCCCGGCCGCTCCTGTCCAAGGATACAAGGGGGCGGATTGA
- a CDS encoding transglutaminase domain-containing protein: MGIRVKRSRIAVTPDEGGPVEGYAENSSADTREDYPGPLYYRGLFSLAILGIFALWLRPLYHLGAAAEHTPLLRVLMVSAILILAWGCLRLPRLVQAGGLLLLIFLAWYRLCAASGGSGWLMDYTREIGADALLLLSGRIASISEDSRLLILVLGWGLLVSSVQQLALYRGSITLFAGVTLAYLLVLEMVYTLHTTGGLLLSASLILWLRSLSGLLRLQERTGSPVLPYARWGVWTFTAAAAVTLAAWIAGLGFGARPAVPLTLQPVLSRLEHWAEAQQPEPAALPLTGSTGYSLEDHELGMALSPGREAVYTVTAPRPYSLRGESMAYYDGRRWIRSGAAYTPLNLLRLPEAVPELAGAAPDGAGMITRRIQFVKPSPGGLPLFSAGTVADVQNILLADGSRLGYVLADRERLSFRLPDTYGSPQVSEYTVKSFLPLTDPAVLRGLKGKDPEEVSGQYLQLPGTLPPRVHALGKQLTAAHANRYDAAAAVADYLRTRYTYTLKTRVPPPGAEFTDDFLFGTRRGYCVHFATAMTVLLRSSGIPARYVQGYGPGTPIPGSVPQRYTITEGDAHAWVEVYFPGAGWVPFDPTPAVAASAGAADAVAAEASAPPRHASAALHADALPAALPQAGGLDDAPLAAAALVLAAAVRWRRSLALLPAVRRAGRLGRARQLRAAALAWHGLAARYGAPPPGVTAREYADSLAIEDRRLRAAVRGFVRQWETLAYGGAGGAVPSAASSGGAVPLAAASSGRAPLQCRAPASAADPIDAEAFLARCLLITFRLT; encoded by the coding sequence ATGGGCATCCGGGTGAAACGGTCTCGCATTGCGGTTACGCCGGATGAAGGCGGTCCCGTAGAGGGCTATGCTGAGAACAGCTCCGCAGATACAAGGGAGGACTATCCCGGTCCCCTGTACTATCGCGGCCTGTTCTCTTTGGCGATTCTGGGCATCTTCGCCCTGTGGCTGCGGCCGCTCTACCATCTGGGGGCAGCAGCGGAGCATACGCCGCTGCTGCGGGTCCTGATGGTCTCGGCCATCCTAATCCTGGCCTGGGGCTGCCTCCGGCTCCCCCGGCTGGTGCAGGCTGGCGGCCTGCTGCTTCTGATCTTCCTGGCCTGGTACCGGCTCTGTGCCGCCAGCGGGGGAAGCGGCTGGCTGATGGATTATACCCGGGAGATTGGGGCGGATGCTCTGCTGCTTCTGTCCGGGCGGATCGCTTCTATAAGCGAGGACAGCAGGCTGCTGATTCTGGTGCTGGGCTGGGGGCTGCTGGTCTCCTCTGTCCAGCAGCTCGCCTTGTACAGAGGAAGCATTACCCTGTTCGCCGGGGTCACCCTGGCGTATTTGCTGGTGCTGGAGATGGTCTACACACTCCATACCACCGGCGGGCTTCTGCTCTCCGCCAGCCTCATCCTCTGGCTCCGCTCCTTAAGCGGCCTCCTCCGCCTGCAGGAACGGACAGGCAGCCCGGTTCTTCCTTATGCACGCTGGGGAGTCTGGACCTTCACTGCGGCAGCCGCGGTGACACTGGCAGCCTGGATCGCCGGGCTGGGATTCGGCGCGCGTCCGGCGGTTCCCCTCACGCTCCAGCCGGTTCTCAGCCGCCTGGAGCACTGGGCGGAGGCACAGCAGCCGGAGCCTGCCGCGCTCCCTCTGACGGGCAGCACCGGCTACAGCCTGGAGGACCATGAGCTGGGGATGGCGTTATCTCCCGGCAGGGAGGCGGTATATACAGTGACAGCCCCAAGGCCGTACTCCTTGCGCGGGGAGAGCATGGCCTATTATGACGGCCGCCGCTGGATCAGGAGCGGAGCTGCGTATACCCCGCTGAATCTGCTGCGCCTGCCTGAGGCTGTCCCTGAACTGGCAGGGGCAGCGCCGGATGGAGCGGGCATGATTACCCGGCGGATTCAGTTCGTGAAGCCCTCCCCCGGCGGGCTTCCCTTGTTCAGCGCAGGGACCGTAGCAGATGTGCAGAACATTCTGCTAGCGGACGGGAGCAGGCTCGGGTATGTGCTTGCGGACCGGGAGCGGCTCAGCTTCCGGCTGCCGGACACGTATGGCTCTCCGCAGGTGAGCGAATATACGGTGAAGTCGTTCCTGCCCTTAACCGATCCGGCGGTGCTGCGGGGGCTGAAGGGGAAGGACCCGGAGGAGGTCAGCGGCCAGTATCTCCAGCTTCCCGGGACGCTGCCGCCCAGGGTGCATGCTCTGGGTAAGCAGCTCACGGCTGCGCATGCTAACCGTTATGATGCCGCCGCTGCGGTGGCGGATTATCTGCGGACCCGCTACACCTATACCCTGAAGACCCGGGTGCCGCCGCCCGGTGCTGAATTCACCGATGATTTCCTCTTCGGGACACGGCGCGGCTATTGCGTGCATTTCGCCACGGCCATGACGGTCCTGCTACGCAGCAGCGGCATTCCGGCCCGGTATGTTCAGGGCTACGGCCCGGGAACCCCTATTCCCGGCTCCGTGCCGCAGCGCTATACCATCACCGAAGGCGATGCCCATGCCTGGGTCGAGGTGTATTTTCCCGGCGCAGGCTGGGTCCCCTTCGACCCTACGCCCGCCGTTGCCGCCTCCGCAGGCGCGGCGGATGCTGTGGCGGCGGAGGCTTCCGCGCCGCCGCGCCATGCGTCCGCTGCGCTGCACGCGGACGCGCTGCCCGCCGCCCTGCCGCAGGCGGGCGGCCTCGATGATGCGCCGCTCGCCGCAGCGGCGCTGGTGCTGGCCGCCGCGGTCCGCTGGCGGCGCAGCCTGGCCCTGCTGCCGGCGGTGCGCCGCGCCGGCAGGCTGGGCCGTGCGCGGCAGCTGCGCGCCGCCGCGCTGGCCTGGCACGGGCTGGCGGCGCGGTATGGGGCGCCGCCGCCCGGGGTTACCGCCAGGGAGTATGCAGACTCCCTGGCGATTGAGGACCGGCGGCTGCGCGCGGCGGTCCGGGGGTTTGTACGCCAGTGGGAGACCCTGGCGTATGGCGGCGCCGGAGGCGCCGTGCCTTCGGCGGCGAGTTCCGGCGGCGCTGTGCCTTTGGCTGCGGCGAGCTCCGGCCGCGCCCCGCTCCAGTGCCGCGCCCCCGCCAGCGCAGCCGATCCCATCGACGCGGAAGCTTTCCTGGCCCGGTGCCTGCTAATCACCTTTCGCCTGACATGA
- the guaA gene encoding glutamine-hydrolyzing GMP synthase, with product MNKPNEIIVVLDFGGQYNQLIARRIRDLGVYSELLPYNTPVEKIKALSPKGIVFSGGPSSVYAEDAPHVDPAVYELGLPIFGICYGMQLMAQQQGGKVERASKREYGKADVEFAPSSVLAAGLDSKQTVWMSHGDHVVELPEGFKLDAGTESAPIAAMSNDVRKLYAVQFHPEVRHSVKGNEMISNFLYEVCGCEGKWTMESFIEDAVKDIRDKVGDQKVLCALSGGVDSSVVAMLIHRAIGDQLTCMFIDHGLLRKGEAESVMETFVGKFDINVIKIDARDRFLGKLAGVSDPEQKRKIIGNEFIYCFDEESAKLGEFAFLAQGTLYTDIVESGTATAQTIKSHHNVGGLPEDMKFQLIEPLNTLFKDEVRKLGEELGMPSAIVWRQPFPGPGLAIRVLGEVTEEKLQIVRDSDYILREEIAKAGLDREIWQYFTALPNMKSVGVMGDERTYSYTVGIRAVTSIDGMTADWARIPWDVLEKISVRIVNEVDNVNRIVYDITSKPPATIEWE from the coding sequence ATGAACAAGCCAAATGAAATTATTGTTGTTCTGGATTTCGGGGGACAGTATAACCAGCTAATCGCGCGCAGAATCCGTGACTTGGGGGTATACAGCGAGCTTCTGCCGTACAATACACCGGTGGAGAAGATTAAGGCACTATCGCCTAAGGGCATCGTGTTCTCGGGCGGACCAAGCAGTGTCTATGCCGAGGATGCACCGCATGTGGACCCGGCGGTTTATGAACTCGGGCTTCCAATTTTCGGCATCTGTTATGGGATGCAATTGATGGCGCAGCAGCAGGGCGGCAAGGTGGAGCGCGCATCCAAACGTGAATACGGCAAAGCGGATGTTGAATTTGCCCCAAGCTCCGTGCTCGCAGCCGGTCTTGACAGCAAGCAGACGGTATGGATGAGCCACGGCGACCATGTGGTCGAGCTTCCGGAGGGCTTCAAGCTGGATGCCGGCACAGAGAGCGCTCCGATTGCAGCCATGAGCAACGATGTACGCAAGCTGTACGCCGTCCAGTTCCATCCTGAGGTGCGCCACTCCGTTAAGGGGAACGAGATGATCTCTAACTTCCTGTATGAAGTGTGCGGCTGCGAGGGCAAATGGACGATGGAGTCGTTCATCGAGGATGCCGTTAAGGATATCCGGGACAAGGTTGGCGACCAGAAGGTGCTGTGTGCATTAAGCGGCGGCGTGGATTCCTCTGTAGTCGCTATGCTGATCCACCGGGCCATCGGCGACCAGTTGACCTGTATGTTCATTGACCACGGCCTTCTGCGCAAGGGTGAAGCAGAGAGCGTCATGGAGACATTTGTCGGCAAGTTCGATATCAATGTGATCAAAATCGATGCCCGCGACCGCTTCCTCGGCAAGCTGGCCGGTGTGTCCGACCCCGAACAGAAACGTAAGATCATCGGCAATGAGTTCATTTACTGCTTCGACGAAGAATCGGCCAAGCTGGGGGAGTTCGCCTTCCTGGCCCAAGGCACGCTATATACTGATATTGTAGAGAGCGGAACCGCAACAGCGCAGACCATCAAGTCGCACCACAATGTGGGCGGACTGCCGGAGGATATGAAGTTCCAGCTGATCGAGCCGCTGAACACCCTGTTTAAGGATGAGGTGCGTAAGCTCGGTGAAGAGCTGGGCATGCCGTCTGCCATCGTCTGGCGTCAGCCGTTCCCGGGTCCGGGTCTGGCGATTCGTGTGCTGGGCGAGGTGACCGAAGAGAAGCTGCAGATCGTGCGTGATTCCGACTACATTCTGCGTGAAGAGATTGCCAAGGCCGGTCTCGACCGCGAGATCTGGCAGTATTTCACCGCGCTTCCTAACATGAAGAGTGTAGGCGTAATGGGGGATGAGCGTACGTATTCCTACACCGTAGGTATCCGTGCAGTAACCTCGATCGACGGCATGACCGCCGACTGGGCGCGTATCCCTTGGGATGTGCTGGAGAAAATCTCAGTGCGCATCGTCAACGAAGTGGACAACGTGAACCGCATCGTCTACGACATTACCTCCAAGCCGCCGGCGACGATTGAGTGGGAATAA
- the catA gene encoding type A chloramphenicol O-acetyltransferase, with amino-acid sequence MDIGQWNRKEYYLHYIQNLRCTYSLTTNIDITPLKHEMNKLNQKIYPALIYMITTAVNRQKEFRMDHDNESRLGYWDEMSPSYTVFNKDNETFSSIWTGYDSSFPNFYNACMQDISTYSSSTSMMPKPDMPRNTFNISSIPWTDFTAFNLNVYNEGLYLLPIFTIGKFIHQEDKILMPLAVQVHHAVCDGFHLGRFINHLQEVADHYMDWM; translated from the coding sequence ATGGATATCGGCCAGTGGAATCGAAAAGAATACTACTTGCACTATATTCAGAATTTACGCTGCACTTACAGCTTAACTACGAATATTGATATTACGCCGCTCAAGCATGAAATGAACAAGCTGAACCAAAAAATATATCCTGCTTTGATCTATATGATCACAACCGCCGTAAATCGTCAAAAGGAATTTCGGATGGATCATGACAATGAAAGCCGTCTGGGGTATTGGGATGAGATGAGCCCCAGTTATACGGTCTTCAACAAAGATAATGAGACCTTCTCAAGCATTTGGACCGGATATGATTCCAGTTTCCCAAATTTCTATAATGCGTGTATGCAGGACATTTCCACCTATTCCAGTTCAACAAGCATGATGCCGAAACCTGATATGCCCCGGAATACCTTCAATATTTCAAGTATTCCCTGGACGGACTTCACAGCATTTAACCTGAATGTCTATAACGAAGGATTATACCTGTTACCTATATTTACGATCGGGAAATTCATCCACCAGGAAGATAAGATACTGATGCCGCTTGCCGTGCAAGTCCATCATGCGGTGTGTGACGGCTTCCATCTGGGAAGGTTCATCAACCATCTGCAAGAAGTAGCAGACCACTATATGGATTGGATGTAA